Proteins from a single region of Sediminitomix flava:
- a CDS encoding ABC transporter permease translates to MIQFLLKGLLRDKSRSLLPVIVVSLGVSLTVLFTGYMKGALNGSIEQNANFDTGHLKVVTRAYAEEIAQKPMDLAMLGTTEIITDLEKQFPQMTWFQRIPFGGILDVADENGLTKVQGTASGLALDLSENSNELDRLNLRNAITEGRLPQNANEMLLGKGLIQRLKLKIGEEVTFFGSTMEGSMTSKNFNIVGVIGFGTKALDNNTFMVDLKDVQGLLDMEDGCAEIIGFLPNDVYDHTKAKAVKVAFNQSLEADTDEFAPKMLTLADQNGLEQIILISEGFGSMISFFFLIAMSIVLWNTGLLGGLRRYQEFGIRLALGESKKAVYKTMLMEAALVGFIGSVFGTILGLLATAYLQYVGINISEFSSDSGGMLMADIIRGQFTPSQLYIGFIPGVLSNVFGAMLSARGIFQRQTSELFNELGV, encoded by the coding sequence ATGATTCAGTTTTTATTGAAAGGACTTCTAAGAGATAAAAGCAGAAGTCTATTACCCGTTATAGTGGTCAGTTTGGGCGTTTCTCTAACCGTTCTTTTTACGGGATACATGAAGGGGGCTTTAAATGGATCTATAGAACAAAATGCCAACTTCGACACAGGACATTTGAAAGTAGTCACAAGAGCTTACGCTGAAGAAATCGCACAAAAGCCTATGGATTTGGCAATGCTCGGCACTACTGAAATTATTACAGATTTAGAAAAGCAATTTCCTCAGATGACTTGGTTCCAACGTATTCCTTTTGGTGGAATTTTGGACGTAGCTGATGAAAATGGTCTGACAAAAGTACAAGGAACTGCGAGTGGACTAGCACTCGATCTTTCTGAAAACTCAAACGAACTTGATCGTCTAAACCTCCGAAACGCCATCACAGAAGGTAGACTTCCTCAAAATGCGAACGAGATGCTTTTGGGAAAAGGACTGATCCAACGTTTGAAACTGAAAATAGGCGAAGAAGTCACTTTCTTTGGTTCTACCATGGAAGGGAGCATGACGTCCAAAAACTTCAACATTGTAGGAGTCATAGGTTTTGGGACAAAAGCACTTGACAATAATACCTTCATGGTTGACCTTAAAGATGTACAAGGACTGCTTGATATGGAAGATGGATGTGCTGAAATCATCGGTTTTTTACCCAATGATGTTTATGACCATACTAAAGCCAAAGCAGTTAAAGTAGCTTTCAATCAATCCCTAGAAGCTGATACAGATGAGTTTGCTCCTAAAATGTTGACACTAGCCGATCAAAATGGACTAGAGCAAATCATATTAATTTCTGAAGGTTTCGGAAGTATGATTTCTTTCTTCTTCCTTATTGCAATGTCTATCGTTCTTTGGAATACAGGATTATTGGGAGGACTAAGACGTTATCAAGAATTCGGAATTCGTTTGGCATTGGGAGAATCCAAAAAAGCAGTGTATAAAACCATGCTGATGGAAGCCGCTCTAGTCGGTTTTATTGGCTCTGTTTTCGGAACCATATTAGGACTTCTAGCAACAGCTTATCTACAGTATGTGGGAATCAATATCTCCGAATTCTCGAGTGATAGTGGTGGAATGCTTATGGCTGACATCATCAGAGGACAATTCACTCCGAGTCAATTGTACATAGGTTTTATTCCGGGAGTATTGTCAAATGTATTTGGAGCTATGCTTTCTGCTAGAGGAATTTTCCAAAGACAAACTTCTGAGTTGTTTAATGAGCTAGGAGTTTAG
- a CDS encoding outer membrane lipoprotein-sorting protein, with amino-acid sequence MMKYIILFLLSISSVMAQTPKAETILAKVDDNMFSQTKVSESTMIIYGKRRDRTMTSKSYSKGIDETYTEYLSPAREKGTKMLKLDDKLWIYTPSSDRTIQISGHMLRQSMMGSDVSYEDMMQEKELIELYNASVIASEEINGRTAWVLELIAKTEDVTYQKMKIWVDQEYYVPLKEDLFAKSGQLLKTISFGDVQKINGKYVPMKMNYKDVLKAGKGTDFIINKMEIDSNIPEHIFNKGNLKK; translated from the coding sequence ATGATGAAATATATAATCTTATTCCTTTTATCCATTAGTTCAGTGATGGCACAAACGCCAAAAGCTGAAACCATTTTAGCGAAAGTGGATGATAATATGTTTTCACAAACAAAAGTCTCCGAATCTACCATGATCATTTATGGGAAAAGAAGAGACCGAACAATGACCTCAAAGAGTTACTCGAAAGGGATTGATGAAACTTATACCGAATATCTTTCCCCTGCCCGAGAAAAAGGCACAAAGATGCTGAAGCTAGATGATAAACTTTGGATTTACACGCCTTCTTCTGATCGTACCATCCAAATCTCAGGGCATATGCTTCGCCAGTCTATGATGGGTTCAGATGTATCTTATGAAGATATGATGCAAGAAAAAGAGCTGATCGAACTTTACAATGCGAGTGTAATTGCTTCCGAAGAAATCAATGGAAGAACAGCTTGGGTCTTAGAATTGATTGCGAAAACAGAAGATGTGACCTATCAGAAAATGAAGATATGGGTCGATCAAGAATATTACGTGCCTCTGAAAGAAGATTTATTTGCCAAAAGTGGGCAATTGCTTAAAACGATTTCTTTCGGCGATGTTCAGAAAATCAATGGAAAATATGTTCCGATGAAAATGAACTACAAAGACGTTCTAAAAGCAGGAAAAGGGACAGACTTTATCATCAATAAAATGGAGATTGACTCCAATATCCCTGAGCATATTTTTAATAAAGGGAATTTGAAGAAGTAA
- a CDS encoding energy transducer TonB, whose amino-acid sequence MIRYFLPILMIYFLIGCASTKTNHSTVSEANFNKSKIKYFIDLNKDGIYELASDTSTIIFPIKDVKSFNKSIAVGVEFPADARRRGVDGTVIIQVFINEKGSATKVEVKKGIDYTCDAAAKKAVSEVVKANGILFPMIVDNVAVNSKIEISVNFKADSRQMNSSSTSFNMSQNSRDLYNNRGL is encoded by the coding sequence ATGATACGCTATTTTTTACCAATTCTAATGATCTACTTTCTGATTGGTTGTGCTTCTACTAAGACCAATCATTCTACTGTATCCGAAGCAAACTTTAATAAGTCAAAGATAAAGTATTTTATTGACCTTAATAAAGATGGAATATATGAATTAGCATCAGATACCTCAACAATCATTTTCCCTATTAAAGATGTGAAAAGCTTCAATAAAAGTATTGCAGTAGGTGTAGAATTTCCTGCTGACGCTAGGCGGAGAGGAGTCGATGGAACTGTAATTATTCAAGTTTTTATAAATGAGAAGGGATCTGCGACAAAAGTTGAAGTAAAAAAGGGCATTGATTATACATGTGATGCTGCAGCTAAAAAGGCTGTTAGTGAGGTTGTTAAAGCTAATGGGATATTATTCCCTATGATTGTTGATAATGTAGCTGTAAATTCTAAGATAGAAATATCGGTAAATTTTAAAGCAGATTCAAGACAAATGAATTCAAGTTCTACATCTTTTAATATGTCTCAAAATAGTAGGGACTTATATAATAATAGAGGACTGTAA
- a CDS encoding glycoside hydrolase family 31 protein, giving the protein MSKKLYLLVLFVLGFGNAFAQNPKSNPKAVTISDNVRFTVLTPRVIRMEYDQEKEFEDRSSFVVINRDTEVPKYKVKNEGDWLIIKTDELILKYKKGSGEFTSENLQVSLIGDQQVTWKPGMTNSQNLLGTTRTLDGCDGGNTWDGNPIELENGLLSRDGWYLLDESENFCLDNSDWKWVSESKNKAEQDWYFFGYGLQYKQALKDYTTIAGKIPMPPRYAFGYWWSRYWAYSDPEFKALVGDFRRYDIPIDVLIIDMDWHLTHGGLKNIKDPKKDPFGELLGWTGYTWNKSLFPAPSKFIEWTNQEKLKTALNLHPASGLAPMEEQYKEFGEKYGFDTSKDEWIPYRMADKKWAETYFDVLLKPYEEWGVDFWWLDWQQFPESKVVSGLNNTWWLNHTFFTSMAERTGKRPLLFHRWGGLGNHRYQIGFSGDYKISWESLKYQSYFTHTASNVGYGYWSHDIGGHAPGELDRDAELYARWLQFGIFSPILRTHSAKISSIERRFWMFPNEFKHMRDLIHLRYALAPYTYTMARKAYDEGVSICRPMYYDNPEEEKAYTYKYQYMYGDQLLFSPVAEPVGDDLYAEQETWLPEGNWFEWSTGQKYEGGQSITGKYMLEELPLYVKEGAIIPMYPKVSNLQELPNHLILKVYPGKEGEFELYEDEGDDESYKSGSFALTKINQSEDKNVKMITVAPVQGDYKEMASERSYEILLPVSFPPQKVIVNGESYAYNELKTEKSWTYDGQELSTSISIPAHSISEKLDIEITYSDEAVAKKSLLYGKPGQFKRLTKVIGLMKIEIARENWWALLSDRVFSAEQVPVNIDYNPESIVEQLELFDQNYEAMLLDMRKHRDARKQVTDKILMPLAQ; this is encoded by the coding sequence ATGTCTAAAAAATTATACTTACTCGTACTATTCGTTTTAGGTTTTGGAAATGCATTTGCTCAAAATCCTAAATCAAATCCAAAAGCGGTTACTATTTCAGATAATGTCAGATTCACGGTACTCACACCAAGAGTAATCCGTATGGAATATGACCAAGAAAAAGAATTTGAAGATCGCTCTTCATTTGTTGTGATCAATAGAGATACAGAAGTCCCTAAATATAAAGTTAAAAATGAAGGAGATTGGCTTATCATTAAGACTGACGAACTCATTCTCAAGTACAAAAAAGGAAGTGGTGAGTTTACTTCTGAAAACCTACAAGTTTCACTGATCGGAGACCAACAAGTGACGTGGAAACCAGGAATGACAAATTCACAAAACCTTCTAGGAACAACACGTACCCTAGATGGTTGTGATGGTGGAAATACTTGGGATGGGAACCCGATTGAACTCGAAAATGGACTCCTTTCAAGAGACGGTTGGTATTTACTTGACGAGTCCGAAAACTTCTGTTTGGATAACTCGGATTGGAAGTGGGTATCAGAATCTAAAAATAAAGCAGAGCAAGATTGGTACTTCTTCGGTTATGGTTTACAGTATAAACAAGCTTTGAAAGACTATACGACTATCGCTGGAAAAATACCGATGCCTCCTCGTTATGCTTTTGGTTATTGGTGGTCAAGATATTGGGCTTATTCAGACCCTGAGTTCAAGGCTCTAGTTGGTGATTTCAGACGCTATGATATTCCAATCGATGTTTTGATTATTGATATGGATTGGCATTTGACGCATGGTGGTTTGAAAAATATCAAAGACCCGAAAAAAGATCCTTTTGGAGAGCTTTTAGGTTGGACAGGTTACACTTGGAATAAATCACTTTTCCCTGCTCCTTCTAAATTTATAGAATGGACAAATCAAGAGAAATTAAAAACGGCACTTAATCTTCATCCTGCTTCAGGACTTGCTCCAATGGAAGAGCAGTACAAAGAGTTTGGGGAAAAATATGGATTCGATACTTCTAAAGATGAATGGATTCCATACCGTATGGCAGATAAGAAATGGGCTGAAACGTATTTTGATGTCTTGCTAAAACCTTACGAAGAATGGGGTGTTGATTTTTGGTGGTTAGATTGGCAGCAATTCCCAGAAAGTAAAGTGGTATCGGGCTTGAATAATACATGGTGGTTAAACCACACCTTCTTTACAAGCATGGCTGAACGTACCGGCAAGCGTCCATTATTGTTTCACCGTTGGGGAGGATTAGGGAATCACCGTTACCAAATTGGTTTTTCTGGAGACTATAAAATCTCTTGGGAATCTTTAAAGTATCAATCTTACTTCACGCACACAGCATCTAATGTAGGTTATGGCTATTGGAGTCATGATATTGGTGGTCATGCACCGGGAGAATTAGACAGAGATGCAGAGTTATACGCACGATGGTTACAGTTTGGAATATTCAGTCCTATACTAAGAACTCATAGTGCCAAAATTTCATCTATCGAACGAAGATTTTGGATGTTCCCAAATGAGTTTAAGCACATGAGAGACCTTATTCATCTTCGTTATGCTTTAGCGCCATATACCTACACAATGGCTCGAAAAGCATATGATGAAGGTGTTTCGATCTGCCGTCCGATGTATTATGACAACCCAGAAGAAGAGAAAGCTTATACTTACAAATACCAATACATGTACGGTGATCAGCTTCTATTTTCTCCAGTGGCAGAGCCTGTCGGTGACGATCTTTATGCCGAACAAGAAACGTGGCTTCCTGAAGGTAATTGGTTTGAGTGGTCAACAGGACAAAAGTATGAAGGTGGGCAAAGTATCACAGGGAAATATATGTTGGAAGAATTACCACTTTATGTAAAAGAAGGAGCCATTATTCCGATGTATCCAAAGGTTTCCAATTTACAAGAATTGCCAAATCATCTGATTTTAAAAGTTTACCCTGGTAAGGAAGGTGAATTCGAGCTTTATGAAGATGAAGGGGATGATGAGTCTTATAAATCGGGAAGTTTTGCCCTCACTAAGATTAACCAATCTGAAGATAAAAATGTAAAGATGATTACAGTTGCTCCTGTTCAAGGGGATTATAAAGAGATGGCATCAGAGCGCAGTTACGAAATTCTATTGCCTGTGAGTTTCCCTCCACAAAAGGTGATTGTGAATGGTGAATCATATGCTTACAATGAACTCAAAACAGAAAAGAGTTGGACGTATGATGGGCAAGAACTAAGCACTAGTATTTCCATTCCTGCTCATTCTATTTCTGAAAAGCTAGACATCGAAATCACTTATTCAGACGAAGCCGTTGCTAAAAAATCATTGCTATACGGCAAACCTGGGCAGTTCAAACGATTGACAAAGGTGATAGGCTTAATGAAAATAGAAATTGCTAGAGAAAATTGGTGGGCATTATTATCTGACCGTGTTTTCTCGGCAGAGCAAGTACCTGTAAATATTGACTACAATCCAGAAAGTATTGTGGAGCAGTTAGAGTTATTCGATCAGAACTATGAGGCGATGTTACTAGACATGAGAAAACATAGAGATGCAAGAAAACAGGTTACTGATAAAATTTTAATGCCTTTAGCGCAATAA
- a CDS encoding Gfo/Idh/MocA family protein, with protein sequence MKKSLLILALLFALEVHAQDAALRVGVIGLTHTHVHWIFGSEPRGEIDIVGIVEPNKELAQRYADQYGFSMDMVFDSIEELITKTKPEAVTAFGTIYEHLGVVRAAAPKGIHVMVEKPLAVNMEHAKEMQALAEKHNIQLLTNYETTWYPTNHKAYEVLKKDGTIGEVRKVMVHDGHKGPKKIGVNSEFLDWLTDPVQNGGGAIVDFGCYGANLMTWLMDGKRPNSVTAITQQLQAENNPKVDDESIILLQYDDAVAIIQGSWNWPIGRKDMEIYGLKGTIVAHNRHDFQVRISEGYDGFEEERMTLKERSAPYDDPFAYLAAVVKNKITPEKYDLSSLENNMLVVEILDAARESAKTNKTIFLNK encoded by the coding sequence ATGAAAAAATCATTACTAATCTTGGCACTTCTATTTGCCTTAGAAGTGCATGCACAAGATGCTGCCCTCCGAGTAGGTGTCATCGGACTGACACACACGCATGTTCACTGGATTTTTGGAAGCGAGCCTAGAGGTGAAATTGACATTGTAGGCATTGTAGAACCAAACAAGGAACTAGCACAACGTTATGCTGATCAGTACGGTTTCTCAATGGACATGGTCTTTGATTCTATTGAAGAGCTAATCACTAAAACGAAACCAGAAGCGGTGACTGCATTTGGAACAATCTACGAACATTTGGGTGTAGTTCGAGCAGCTGCGCCCAAAGGAATCCATGTGATGGTTGAAAAGCCATTGGCTGTAAACATGGAACATGCCAAGGAAATGCAGGCTCTTGCAGAAAAACACAACATCCAACTTTTGACTAACTACGAAACGACTTGGTATCCTACTAATCATAAAGCCTATGAGGTTTTAAAGAAAGATGGTACGATCGGCGAAGTAAGAAAGGTCATGGTACATGATGGGCACAAAGGCCCTAAAAAGATCGGGGTAAACTCTGAGTTTCTAGATTGGCTGACAGACCCAGTGCAAAATGGCGGAGGAGCAATAGTTGATTTTGGTTGTTATGGTGCAAACCTTATGACTTGGCTGATGGATGGGAAGCGTCCGAACAGCGTAACTGCAATTACGCAACAGCTTCAAGCAGAAAACAACCCGAAGGTAGATGATGAATCGATCATCTTACTACAATATGACGACGCCGTTGCTATTATTCAAGGTTCTTGGAATTGGCCTATTGGACGTAAAGACATGGAAATTTATGGTTTGAAAGGAACTATTGTCGCACATAACAGACACGATTTCCAAGTAAGGATTTCTGAAGGCTATGATGGATTTGAGGAAGAGCGTATGACGCTTAAAGAAAGATCAGCTCCTTATGATGATCCTTTCGCTTATTTAGCTGCTGTGGTTAAAAATAAGATCACACCAGAAAAGTATGACCTTTCTAGTCTAGAGAACAACATGCTTGTTGTTGAAATTCTAGACGCAGCAAGAGAAAGTGCAAAAACTAACAAAACTATTTTTTTGAATAAATAA
- a CDS encoding RnfABCDGE type electron transport complex subunit B — translation MTIIIALSVLGGLSLLLAIMLVAANKKLYVYEDPRIDIVEDMLPKANCGACGFPGCRPFSEALTDGTVLPGKCTVSAEETRTQIADFLGVSLGNEEKRVARLACAGGTNVAINRARYTGVDSCAGASMISGGGKACFWGCLGYGDCSHACSFGAITMNELGLPVVDEEKCTACGDCVESCPKGLFSIEPVSHKLWVACKNLQEGKEVLEHCEVACTACGKCATDAPELIQMIDNLPVIDYSKNHSTKVPIERCSSGAIVWHDAQQGTQRGKESKKIIRKGEKAIGYS, via the coding sequence ATGACAATCATAATTGCATTGTCGGTACTAGGAGGACTTTCGCTACTACTCGCTATTATGCTAGTAGCAGCGAATAAAAAGCTCTATGTCTATGAAGACCCTCGTATCGATATCGTAGAAGACATGCTTCCAAAGGCAAACTGTGGTGCATGTGGTTTTCCAGGTTGCCGCCCATTTTCAGAAGCTTTGACTGATGGTACAGTTTTACCAGGAAAGTGTACGGTAAGTGCCGAAGAAACGAGAACACAGATAGCAGATTTTCTGGGGGTTTCTTTAGGCAATGAAGAAAAGCGAGTGGCAAGGCTTGCATGTGCAGGAGGTACAAATGTGGCGATCAATAGAGCGAGGTACACAGGAGTAGATTCTTGTGCAGGAGCATCCATGATCTCAGGTGGTGGTAAAGCTTGTTTTTGGGGATGTTTAGGTTATGGAGATTGTAGTCATGCCTGTTCATTTGGCGCAATTACAATGAATGAATTGGGCTTGCCTGTAGTGGATGAAGAAAAATGTACAGCCTGTGGTGACTGTGTAGAATCTTGTCCGAAAGGTTTGTTCTCCATTGAGCCTGTGAGTCATAAGCTGTGGGTAGCATGTAAAAATTTACAAGAAGGAAAAGAAGTGCTAGAGCATTGTGAAGTAGCTTGTACAGCTTGTGGCAAATGTGCGACAGATGCACCCGAACTGATTCAGATGATAGACAACCTTCCTGTAATTGATTATAGTAAAAATCACAGTACCAAAGTACCTATAGAGCGTTGTTCTTCAGGAGCTATTGTTTGGCATGATGCCCAACAAGGAACGCAAAGAGGGAAAGAAAGTAAAAAAATAATCCGTAAAGGAGAGAAAGCAATTGGTTACTCTTAA
- a CDS encoding ferredoxin reductase domain-containing protein: MKHISEYDTEQRYQATILRSERLTPQGTDEIRELVLEVNHPKFKCEVDQSFGVLLPTDRQFGESHHHRLYSVADVPKEWNGKTHLTMLVKRCDYIDEFNGERYKGLSSNFLCDSKIGEKITLTGPFELPFRVPKDKTANLLLIGMGTGIAPFRAFIKHIYSEEGDWRGKVRLFFGAKSGLELLYMNDKDGDLTQYYDRETFEAFTAVSPRPQWADPISLDTTIEQQADEIREMLASSNTYVYVGGYGKVKENLDKAFANILGGEEEWLVRKSELIAGKKWAEVIY, from the coding sequence ATGAAACATATTTCTGAATACGATACAGAACAAAGATATCAAGCGACGATTTTAAGATCAGAGCGTCTTACGCCACAAGGAACAGACGAGATCAGAGAATTAGTTCTAGAGGTAAATCACCCAAAATTTAAATGTGAAGTTGATCAGAGTTTTGGAGTATTATTACCAACAGATAGACAATTTGGAGAGTCTCATCATCATCGTTTATATAGCGTTGCAGATGTCCCAAAAGAGTGGAATGGAAAGACGCATCTGACAATGTTGGTGAAGAGATGTGATTATATTGATGAATTTAATGGAGAAAGATATAAAGGACTAAGTTCTAATTTCCTTTGTGATAGTAAAATCGGAGAAAAGATTACTTTAACAGGACCATTTGAGTTGCCATTTAGAGTACCTAAAGATAAAACAGCAAACCTACTGTTGATTGGTATGGGTACAGGGATTGCTCCTTTCCGAGCATTCATTAAGCATATTTATAGTGAAGAAGGTGATTGGAGAGGAAAAGTGAGATTATTCTTTGGCGCTAAGAGTGGCTTAGAACTTCTTTATATGAATGATAAAGATGGCGATCTTACTCAGTACTATGATCGTGAAACTTTTGAAGCATTTACAGCTGTAAGTCCTAGACCTCAATGGGCAGACCCGATTTCGCTTGATACTACTATTGAGCAACAAGCTGATGAAATCAGAGAAATGTTAGCATCCTCAAATACCTATGTTTATGTAGGAGGCTATGGAAAAGTGAAGGAGAACTTGGATAAAGCTTTTGCCAACATTTTGGGGGGAGAAGAAGAGTGGTTGGTCAGAAAGTCTGAGCTGATAGCAGGTAAGAAATGGGCTGAAGTGATTTATTGA
- a CDS encoding electron transport complex protein RnfA produces MNNESLWSIFINASLVNNFVLAYFLGICPFLGVSGKVETASKMGAAVTFVMIISSMCAYGIHAFLVAVDAPFLQLISYIVVIASTVQLVEMFIKKMSPSLFRALGIFLPLITTNCAILGLALFQTSKGYNIIQSFTYALGAGIGFTIALLLMAGLREQLEFADSPKVVRGTVITLIVAGILSLSFMGFSGLS; encoded by the coding sequence ATGAACAACGAATCACTTTGGAGCATTTTTATCAATGCCAGCTTGGTCAACAACTTTGTCCTTGCCTACTTCTTAGGAATATGTCCATTTCTTGGCGTTTCAGGAAAAGTAGAAACCGCCTCTAAAATGGGAGCAGCAGTTACTTTTGTAATGATCATTAGTTCGATGTGTGCCTATGGTATTCATGCATTTTTGGTAGCTGTTGATGCGCCTTTCCTTCAGTTGATCAGTTACATTGTGGTGATCGCTTCTACCGTACAATTGGTAGAAATGTTTATCAAGAAAATGAGTCCTTCACTCTTCCGAGCATTGGGTATTTTCTTACCCCTGATCACGACAAACTGTGCCATTCTAGGGCTTGCCTTATTCCAAACAAGTAAAGGGTATAATATCATTCAATCTTTTACTTATGCTTTGGGAGCAGGGATTGGTTTTACCATTGCACTGCTGCTCATGGCAGGGCTTCGTGAACAACTCGAATTTGCTGATAGTCCGAAAGTGGTGAGAGGAACCGTCATTACTTTGATCGTGGCAGGTATTCTTTCGCTTTCTTTTATGGGCTTTTCTGGACTAAGTTAA
- the rsxE gene encoding RnfABCDGE type electron transport complex subunit E, whose protein sequence is MNYQVKHRSKQGFFQNLKDSPSTNEFVKGIWKDNPVFVQVLGMCPVLAVTNTAGNALAMGLATAFVLLMSNVLVSSLRNFIPKQVRIATYILIIASFVTIVDYVIQAISVELYKSLGAFISLIVVNCLILSRAEAFAAKNTVGKSILDALGMGLGFVFALLCLGVVRELLGNGSIFGYPIFAESFQEWIIMILPAGGFFTLAAWLFVFNLRKEKGGAS, encoded by the coding sequence ATGAATTATCAAGTAAAACATAGATCCAAACAAGGCTTTTTCCAAAACCTAAAAGACAGTCCCTCAACCAATGAGTTTGTCAAAGGGATTTGGAAAGACAACCCTGTGTTTGTGCAAGTGCTAGGAATGTGTCCTGTACTTGCCGTAACAAACACAGCAGGAAATGCCTTAGCGATGGGATTGGCAACAGCCTTTGTATTGCTGATGTCCAATGTATTGGTTTCTTCATTGAGAAACTTTATCCCGAAACAAGTGCGTATCGCAACCTACATCTTGATCATCGCATCTTTTGTGACGATTGTAGATTATGTGATTCAAGCGATTAGTGTAGAGCTTTATAAAAGTTTGGGTGCTTTCATCTCTTTGATTGTGGTAAACTGCCTCATCTTGAGTAGAGCGGAAGCATTTGCAGCCAAAAATACCGTTGGAAAATCCATCTTAGATGCTTTGGGTATGGGCTTAGGTTTTGTCTTTGCGCTATTGTGCCTAGGAGTGGTAAGAGAGCTACTCGGAAATGGAAGTATTTTCGGATATCCGATTTTCGCAGAAAGCTTTCAAGAATGGATCATCATGATCTTGCCTGCAGGAGGTTTCTTCACATTGGCAGCTTGGCTTTTTGTATTTAATCTGAGAAAAGAAAAAGGAGGAGCGTCATGA
- a CDS encoding FMN-binding protein, producing MTKEKQEIPQANEASSFKMLRAMAGIGLLCALLIVLTYEGTLPRIEQLKAEALEAAIFKVIPGTTQTKAYALKDGEFVALEGKENAEKKIYAGYNDNNELMGFAIEASGQGYADIIRILYGYDPAQQAVVGFYVLDSKETPGLGDKIEKDDNFLANFKALDVKLDETFTKIVNSVVTVKSGAKVNPWEVDGITGATISSRAIGNIIAESSKEWMPILYPQVDHFKQETAQAETSTH from the coding sequence ATGACAAAGGAAAAACAAGAAATCCCTCAAGCCAATGAAGCTTCAAGTTTCAAAATGCTAAGAGCAATGGCGGGCATCGGTTTGCTTTGTGCCTTACTGATTGTCTTGACTTACGAAGGAACATTGCCACGAATTGAACAGCTGAAAGCAGAAGCATTAGAAGCCGCGATCTTCAAAGTAATTCCGGGTACTACTCAGACAAAAGCTTATGCTTTAAAAGATGGTGAGTTTGTCGCTTTGGAAGGAAAAGAAAATGCGGAAAAGAAAATCTACGCCGGTTACAACGATAATAACGAATTGATGGGTTTTGCGATTGAAGCAAGCGGACAAGGTTATGCTGACATCATTCGAATTTTATATGGTTACGACCCAGCCCAACAAGCTGTGGTTGGTTTTTATGTTTTGGACAGTAAAGAAACACCAGGTTTAGGTGATAAGATTGAGAAGGATGATAACTTCTTAGCCAACTTCAAAGCCTTGGATGTGAAGCTTGACGAGACATTTACCAAAATCGTGAACAGCGTTGTGACGGTGAAAAGCGGAGCAAAAGTCAATCCTTGGGAAGTTGATGGCATCACTGGTGCTACAATTTCTTCAAGAGCAATCGGGAATATCATTGCTGAAAGCTCAAAGGAATGGATGCCGATTCTTTATCCGCAAGTCGATCATTTTAAGCAAGAAACAGCGCAAGCTGAAACTTCTACCCATTAA